The Camelina sativa cultivar DH55 chromosome 14, Cs, whole genome shotgun sequence genome includes a window with the following:
- the LOC104739040 gene encoding uncharacterized protein LOC104739040 isoform X2, producing the protein MSFLAAGRLAGKEAAYFFQESKHAVNRIAEKSPSTGKKLPSFPADPPEIQPDVLPEILRHSLPSRIYGPPPDPSSLSQFSKWALESDPNAAVSISPDVLNPLRGYVSLPQVTFGRRRWELPESENSFLASTANELRRDRYGTPVNPEKLKAAGEGLQHIGKAFAAATIIIFGSATLVFGTAASKLDMRTADDIRSKGRDLFQPKLESVKEQAGNMSKKWHIENDGGSTMKEKPILKELSKILGPKS; encoded by the exons ATGAGTTTTCTTGCAGCAGGGAGACTCGCGGGAAAAGAAGCTGCCTACTTTTTCCAGGAATCCAAACACGCCGTTAATCGCATCGCCGAGAAATCTCCGTCCACCGGCAAAAAGCTTCCATCTTTTCCGGCGGATCCACCGGAAATTCAACCTGACGTTCTTCCGGAGATTCTACGCCATTCTCTTCCTTCTAGAATCTATGGCCCTCCTCCTGATCCTTCGTCTCTCTCCCAATTCTCCAAATGGGCTCTTGAATCAGACCCAAACGCAGCCGTTTCTATTTCCCCTGACGTCTTGAATCCTCTCAGAGGTTATGTGTCTCTGCCTCAGGTCACATTCGGACGCAGAAG ATGGGAGTTGCCGGAATCTGAGAATTCGTTTTTGGCGTCAACAGCTAATGAATTGAGGAGAGACAGATATGGCACTCCTGTAAATCCTGAAAAATTGAAAGCTGCTGGTGAAGGACTTCAACACA TAGGAAAAGCATTTGCAGCCGCTACTATTATCATCTTTGGCTCAGCCACTCTGGTCTTTGGAACGGCAGCCTCGAAACTAGACATGCGCACT gcTGATGACATAAGATCGAAAGGCAGAGATCTTTTTCAGCCAAAACTGGAGTCTGTGAAGGAACAA GCGGGTAACATGTCGAAGAAGTGGCATATTGAGAATGACGGTGGTAGCACTATGAAGGAGAAACCAATCTTGAAGGAGCTTTCGAAAATTCTGGGACCCAAATCTTAA
- the LOC104743152 gene encoding pentatricopeptide repeat-containing protein At2g32630-like, with product MVDCGFNEEKLEFFELTFRVYEDNGMFKESVRMFLHWRMVEGLCRRGEVEKSRELIDEFFRKGVKPEAYTYNTIINAYVKKRVFLAGDEKGLSLSSHTYGKGFQDAFTYNTVASRLSKLKRYGEAKQWLFTMIDRGIKPNTVSYTTLIDIYCKERNLKEAKKLFEVMGIEGEEQPNVVNYNVMINGYHKQEKVKEARKLRIVALGDCGH from the exons ATGGTTGATTGCGGATTCAACGAAGAAAAGCTTGAGTTTTTTGAATTGACGTTTAGGGTTTATGAGGATAACGGAATGTTCAAAGAGAGTGTGAGAATGTTCCTGCATTG gAGGATGGTTGAAGGATTGTGTAGGAGAGGAGAAGTTGAAAAGAGTAGAGAGTTGATTGATGAGTTCTTTCGTAAAGGAGTTAAACCCGAAGCTTATACTTACAACACCATTATCAATGCTTATGttaaaaagagagtttttttggCTGGTGAT GAAAAGGGTCTTTCACTGAGTAGTCACACTTATGG AAAAGGGTTTCAAGATGCTTTTACTTATAACACGGTTGCTAGTCGTTTAAGTAAATTGAAACGATATGGTGAGGCAAAGCAGTGGTTATTCACGATGATTGATAGAGGTATCAAGCCTAACACGGTTAGTTATACTACTTTGATAGATATTTACTGCAAAGAACGGAACTTGAAAGAGGCAAAGAAGCTGTTTGAAGTGATGGGCATCGAGGGAGAAGAACAACCTAATGTTGTCAATTACAATGTGATGATCAATGGGTACCACAAGCAAGAGAAAGTAAAGGAAGCTCGGAAACTAAGAATCGTTGCTTTGGGGGACTGTGGCCACTGA
- the LOC104743151 gene encoding receptor-like protein 12, with protein sequence MALCFHVYSFSCFLCCVFALSFSVTTIVSLPYRRFDQVETLLAFKNETRSSCISVTNSWIVDAIYFDGVEFDNETGVVTSLDLRGACLTGPLEANSSLFRFHHLRYLDLSYNNFNPSLFPTEFARLTSLKFLNLKSSGLVGNVPSSINNLSHLTHLDLSFNKFNSSFPLLYNLTKLYSLDLSNNRFIGKVPEWLWNLPSLNAVILSHNSFNSFEGPPEVFLNSSLVYLYLNSNAFQRSFPVPPPTMRYMVASNNEFTGDIPRSLCNPRNLSFLDLSNNNFSGSVPRCLISKSLTVLNLRDNNLERLPDIFYRSNSLKTLDVGHNHISGKLTRSLLNCTNLEVLNVESNRITDTFPFWLEALPNLQVIILRTNRFYGPISSPPNPLSFPKLHIIDISRNSFTGSLPPDYFVNWSASLVNIPQDRQRRPEYMGDSYSLGFQPSMYVANKGLHIKLEKILRTFGAIDFSGNRLEGQIPESIGLLKSLIVVDLSNNSFTGYIPSSLGKLINLESLDLSRNQLSGRIPQELATLTFLEYINLSHNRLTGHIPQSTQIGGQSKSSFEGNVDLCGLPLHKDCFGERVPPTKTLTQHSEPRKQVLNWKAAAIGYAPGVLFGLAIGQMISLYKPVLFFKLFRL encoded by the coding sequence ATGGCACTGTGTTTTCATGTTTACTCATTCTCGTGTTTCTTATGTTGTGTTTTTGCTTTGAGCTTTTCGGTAACCACTATTGTCTCTCTACCTTACCGTCGTTTCGACCAAGTTGAGACACTTCTAGCTTTTAAGAATGAGACTCGATCCTCCTGCATTTCAGTGACAAATTCTTGGATCGTTGATGCTATCTATTTTGATGGGGTTGAATTTGATAACGAGACCGGTGTAGTGACGAGTCTAGACCTACGTGGTGCATGTCTCACTGGCCCTCTCGAGGCTAATAGTAGCCTGTTCAGATTCCACCACCTCAGGTATCTCGACCTCTCTTACAACAACTTTAACCCGTCTTTATTCCCCACCGAATTTGCCAGACTCACCAGCTTAAAGTTCTTGAATCTTAAATCTAGTGGCTTAGTCGGTAATGTTCCATCCTCAATCAATAACCTAAGCCACCTAACCCACCTGGACCTTTCATTTAACAAGTTCAACAGTAGTTTTCCCCTCTTATACAATTTAACCAAACTTTATTCTTTAGACCTTTCAAACAATAGATTTATAGGAAAAGTGCCTGAATGGTTATGGAATCTACCGTCTTTGAACGCAGTGATTCTCTCCCACAACTCCTTCAATAGTTTTGAGGGTCCTCCGGAAGTGTTCCTTAATTCGTCACTTGTCTACTTATATTTGAATTCAAACGCCTTTCAAAGATCTTTTCCTGTGCCACCACCAACCATGAGGTACATGGTTGCATCAAATAATGAATTCACAGGAGATATTCCTCGTTCGTTGTGCAATCCAAGGAACCTGTCATTCCTTGATTTATCAAACAACAATTTCAGTGGTTCAGTTCCAAGATGCTTGATCAGTAAGTCACTAACAGTGTTGAATCTCCGTGACAACAACCTTGAAAGACTTCCAGACATATTCTACAGAAGCAACTCGCTAAAGACACTTGATGTTGGCCATAATCATATAAGTGGAAAGCTTACAAGATCTCTTCTGAATTGCACTAACCTCGAGGTTCTAAATGTTGAGAGCAATAGAATCACAGATACTTTTCCGTTTTGGCTGGAGGCTCTACCGAATCTGCAAGTCATTATCTTACGAACGAACAGATTCTATGGTCCTATATCTTCTCCACCAAATCCTCTATCGTTTCCAAAGCTGCACATAATTGACATATCGCGTAACAGTTTTACTGGAAGTCTACCACCGGACTACTTTGTGAACTGGAGTGCATCCTTGGTGAACATCCCTCAAGATCGTCAACGGCGACCAGAGTACATGGGAGATTCTTACTCACTTGGGTTTCAACCATCCATGTATGTGGCTAACAAAGGACTCCACATAAAGCTGGAGAAAATCTTAAGAACTTTCGGAGCCATTGATTTCTCTGGAAACAGACTTGAAGGACAGATTCCTGAATCAATAGGTCTATTGAAGTCTCTCATTGTAGTTGACTTATCCAACAACAGTTTCACAGGTTATATCCCATCGTCTTTGGGGAAGCTCATCAACCTTGAGTCACTAGACCTATCGCGAAACCAACTCTCAGGGAGAATACCTCAAGAGCTAGCAACCCTCACGTTCTTGGAATACATTAACTTATCTCATAACAGACTCACAGGCCATATACCACAGAGTACACAGATTGGAGGGCAAAGTAAATCTTCCTTTGAAGGGAATGTCGATCTTTGTGGTCTTCCTCTTCATAAAGATTGCTTCGGAGAAAGAGTACCACCAACAAAAACACTGACGCAACACTCAGAGCCGCGGAAACAAGTGTTGAACTGGAAAGCAGCAGCAATAGGGTATGCCCCCGGAGTCTTGTTTGGGTTAGCGATCGGACAAATGATATCTTTATACAAACCAGTGTTGTTCTTTAAGTTGTTTCGCCTTTGA
- the LOC104739041 gene encoding putative FBD-associated F-box protein At1g05080, translated as MAEAKIEETVCEDRISVLPDDLLVKILDFLPTKDAVATMFLSKRWLSTWTMVTTLEYKDIDCESKKSVWWFLNKSFQLHKAPLIYSLRMELGPQCPTTDDVDIGKWVAKAVDCLVINLYIKLLWSAGPTSLHKSLYSCEYLADLTLSDQILVNVPSSSAYLPSLTDLELNRVVYKDEDSLVSLLSSCPVLEVLLVTRREDDNVKKFTVKVPTLWDLWYDNYSFGSSSNDVVDHTDGSLVVDAPAMTNCRITDFSGDSHSIEDMPCLRDAIINVESCYQDDKFLTSFSSVSSLYLYLSDAMVKFCTTINFSRLIKLSIFPFGPDWLTPLLLLLENAPKLKELLVDALIASQKDIYRPKHIPFAWNQPSPVPGCLSSQLEIFEWRAYGDRLEEEEFLTYILANSMRLKTATISLRLDLEDQELIIEELQDLPRVSPTSHLFFK; from the exons ATGGCAGAAGCCAAAATTGAAGAGACCGTTTGTGAAGATAGGATTAGTGTTTTACCCGATGATTTGCTCGTAAAGATATTGGATTTTCTCCCGACAAAAGACGCAGTAGCCACCATGTTTCTGTCGAAACGATGGCTTTCTACCTGGACGATGGTAACTACCCTCGAGTATAAAGACATCGACTGTGAAAGCAAGAAAAGCGTTTGGTGGTTTCTTAACAAATCATTTCAACTCCACAAGGCACCTTTAATATACAGCTTGCGTATGGAACTTGGTCCACAGTGCCCTACTACTGACGATGTTGATATCGGAAAGTGGGTTGCAAAAGCTGTTGACTGCTTGGTGATTAACCTATATATCAAGCTCCTCTGGTCCGCTGGTCCAACCAGCTTGCACAAGAGCCTTTACTCTTGCGAATATCTGGCTGACCTGACTCTCTCCGACCAGATTCTCGTGaatgttccttcttcttccgcCTACCTCCCATCCCTCACAGACCTCGAACTAAACCGTGTCGTGTATAAAGACGAGGATTCTCTCGTTAGCTTGTTATCGAGCTGCCCTGTTCTAGAAGTCTTGTTAGTGACACGGAGAGAAGATGACAATGTCAAAAAGTTTACGGTCAAAGTGCCTACTTTATGGGACTTGTGGTATGATAATTATTCCTTTGGCAGCAGCAGCAATGATGTAGTAGACCATACCGATGGGTCTTTGGTTGTAGATGCTCCTGCAATGACCAACTGTCGAATCACTGATTTTTCAGGAGACTCTCACTCCATCGAGGATATGCCCTGTCTCCGGGATGCAATTATCAACGTTGAGTCTTGTTATCAGGATGACAAATTTctaacttctttttcttcagtcTCGTCTCTTTATCTGTACTTGTCTGATGCAATG GTTAAGTTTTGTACCACCATCAACTTCTCTCGACTCATAAAGTTAAGCATATTTCCATTTGGACCAGACTGGTTAACACCACTCCTACTTTTGCTTGAAAATGCTCCAAAACTAAAAGAGCTTTTGGTAGATG ccctCATTGCTTCTCAGAAAGATATCTATAGACCCAAGCATATCCCATTTGCATGGAACCAACCAAGTCCTGTTCCCGGATGCTTGTCATCACAGCTTGAGATATTCGAGTGGAGAGCATATGGGGATAGATTAGAAGAGGAAGAATTCTTGACATACATTTTAGCCAACTCTATGCGTTTAAAAACGGCAACAATCTCTTTGAGGTTGGATCTTGAAGACCAAGAGTTGATCATCGAGGAGTTACAAGATCTTCCTAGGGTTTCACCAACATCTCACCTTTTTTTCAAATGA
- the LOC109128628 gene encoding CLAVATA3/ESR (CLE)-related protein 20-like: MVFLFSYKKKTQQKNMNPTRRIRCLIVFIFLVVLSKASRIHVDERRSFSSKPSGQDRVFIPSKPTLPVVDAGEIIPEKRKVKTGSNPLHNKR; this comes from the exons ATGG tatttttgttttcttataaaaaaaagacacaacaaAAGAATATGAATCCGACTCGTCGTATTCGTTGTCTCATTGTTTTTATCTTCCTCGTTGTTCTATCTAAAGCTTCAAGAATCCACGTCGACGAGAGAAGAAGCTTCTCATCTAAACCATCTGGTCAAGACAGAGTCTTTATCCCTTCTAAACCTACTTTACCGGTCGTTGACGCCGGAGAAATCATACCGGAGAAAAGGAAGGTAAAGACGGGATCAAACCCTTTGCACAACAAGCGATGA
- the LOC104739040 gene encoding uncharacterized protein LOC104739040 isoform X1 — MSFLAAGRLAGKEAAYFFQESKHAVNRIAEKSPSTGKKLPSFPADPPEIQPDVLPEILRHSLPSRIYGPPPDPSSLSQFSKWALESDPNAAVSISPDVLNPLRGYVSLPQVTFGRRRWELPESENSFLASTANELRRDRYGTPVNPEKLKAAGEGLQHIGKAFAAATIIIFGSATLVFGTAASKLDMRTADDIRSKGRDLFQPKLESVKEQVEPLRTWAGNMSKKWHIENDGGSTMKEKPILKELSKILGPKS, encoded by the exons ATGAGTTTTCTTGCAGCAGGGAGACTCGCGGGAAAAGAAGCTGCCTACTTTTTCCAGGAATCCAAACACGCCGTTAATCGCATCGCCGAGAAATCTCCGTCCACCGGCAAAAAGCTTCCATCTTTTCCGGCGGATCCACCGGAAATTCAACCTGACGTTCTTCCGGAGATTCTACGCCATTCTCTTCCTTCTAGAATCTATGGCCCTCCTCCTGATCCTTCGTCTCTCTCCCAATTCTCCAAATGGGCTCTTGAATCAGACCCAAACGCAGCCGTTTCTATTTCCCCTGACGTCTTGAATCCTCTCAGAGGTTATGTGTCTCTGCCTCAGGTCACATTCGGACGCAGAAG ATGGGAGTTGCCGGAATCTGAGAATTCGTTTTTGGCGTCAACAGCTAATGAATTGAGGAGAGACAGATATGGCACTCCTGTAAATCCTGAAAAATTGAAAGCTGCTGGTGAAGGACTTCAACACA TAGGAAAAGCATTTGCAGCCGCTACTATTATCATCTTTGGCTCAGCCACTCTGGTCTTTGGAACGGCAGCCTCGAAACTAGACATGCGCACT gcTGATGACATAAGATCGAAAGGCAGAGATCTTTTTCAGCCAAAACTGGAGTCTGTGAAGGAACAAGTAGAGCCCCTAAGAACTTGG GCGGGTAACATGTCGAAGAAGTGGCATATTGAGAATGACGGTGGTAGCACTATGAAGGAGAAACCAATCTTGAAGGAGCTTTCGAAAATTCTGGGACCCAAATCTTAA